DNA from Corvus hawaiiensis isolate bCorHaw1 chromosome 28, bCorHaw1.pri.cur, whole genome shotgun sequence:
GCCCATGGGACCTTGTCACGTATGCGGGTatgcttgtgtttccacagaTACCGCTGTGCGGTGGGTACCTGTAAGGTGTGTTCGCCCGGATTTGCGACATTAAAAGCGCCAACAGGCAACCTTCAGAAGATGACAACGGTGTGGACCAACAAACCAACGGGCAACCTTCAGAAGATGATGATGGTGTGGATCATTTGGTGGATGGTCCTGACTCAAGCTGAGACAGAGCAAGGACTTACCATGTTACCCCTGATGCCAGAAAACAATGTGTGGGTGACCCTTGCCCACGCCTGTCGCTGCCTGCCCAGAAGTGCAGCCCGGCCCCGGGACTGCCCAGGCATGTCCGGACTTGtccctgccatgtgctctgaatcccctttgttccaagcgcgggtaAGACTTGAAAGTAGCACAGACTCCCCCGAAGCAGAGTCCGATTGGCTGGTTACCACGGGTCCaccccctgctctcccctttcccttcccccgaATAAAGCAGCGATCCCAGCTGGCCCTGCCCCTCTTGCTCCTGCCTCTCGTTCTGCGAACAGACTCTCCCGTCTCTCCTGGGACAGgaggaacaaagaaaacaggaatacaGGCACGGAGTCTGGGCTATATTTCTACTGTTTGCTTCTGCTTTGATGACAGCTTTACAGCTGTCACTTGTCGCGTATCGGAGCTGCCGAGCCGCTGGATTGCCCGTGCCATCTCTAGGCAGCCCGAGGCTTTCCAGAGCAGAGACCGGTAAATCTGCCAACTGAGCGAGCAGAGATTTTCGTCAGCACTGGGGTCACATCCCCTGGGGATGCTCAGAAAGAACAACCTCCCACTCCCAGGACTGGGGCTCCCAcgcagccccatccctgtgccaccccacaGACCCACCTGGAAGGTGACACGGTATTACTGGGGTCCCAGCCAGCCCCATGGCTCTCATGTGTGAGCACACAGACGCAGGGATGGCCCCAGTAATATTAAGCCGACGGCAAGGAGTTGAGAAGGGTCCTTGCGTAGAGTTCCACAGAAAGCAGATTATTGCTACAACTTGTGAAGGTTTCCAGAGGCAAATGACCCCGAACACGTGGCAGCTCAGGCTTAAGTACAGGGGTGTGGCCAACACCAGGAGCCGGctggggaagcagaactggggtacactACCATAACAGAACATCCTGGGAGAGGCTCCTTTCCCTCACCATAACCGCTAAGTGTTTGGCACCAGAGACTGTCTTACCAAGAACTCGCTCTGTCTCTTGTACCACTGGTCAATCTGCCATCACAACTCCTCTTTTCTGTATTAATTAAAGAGGCCTCTCCCAGAGATCCCAGAACCAAACACCCCAAACAACCAATTATACattaaacaacaaaaccaatcaGAAACACCCACAACCCATCATCCCAACAGGTCCTCAAATCCTTCAGGGGATTTTTTCTCTGGACACTGGTATGGATTTTCTCATGGAGGGGGTAGTCTTTGCCAGGGTCTCTTTTTGGCTGCAGTACAGTTCAAGCCTCTGCTGCCAGTGGTACCAAGAACATCTAGAGGGTGGTGGTGGGACAAATGCTGGGTTTCCTGATGGAGTATGGGTTGGCAGGTGTTTCTGCTAGAGTTTTAAACAGAGTTAAAAATTTGCAATTTTGGGGGGCGGCCTTCCATTCCCTCCCTCTTTACATTCCCCCTTCTTTATTAGCTAAGAAGCTAGGAACAAAAGGGGAATGGTAACAGGGGTATGGGAACATGTCAGTGCTGTAAGCTTATCCGGTCACAGCTCTGGTTGTGGGATGGCAGGTCAGTGTCTGCGGTGAAGATTTGCATTGTCTCCGTCTCCGGGCTGTGTTTCTTTGGTCCTTGGGTTGTTCTGCATCGGCTCCAGGCACGGCTGTGTCTTTGGGAGCAGTGTTTGCTGGGCCAGTGTAAGGCTTTATGTTCTTGCCTGGGAGCCACCTCAGGCCTGATGGTGTTGATATGCAGGCATACCCCTTCCCCCAGGTTATCAAAGGGAAAGGGCCCAGTATTTGTTGGCTTTCAGGATCTTTGATCAGCACCAGCGGCTTCTCATCCAGCTTAGCTCGGGCCTAATTGGAGAAGTGCCAGAATACAGGGGGGTTTGGCTCTGTGGATGAGCAGTTTAGGAAATTTATCGTGAAAAGGGCTTTACAGAGCCTCTCAATAGGAGAACTGATCTCTGTCCCTCCTTGCTGCTGATCTAGGACCCGCTTAATGGTGCCGTGGGCCCCTTCAACAATTGACTGTCCTGTAGGGGAGCTTGGTATGCCTGCGCCATGCTTCACCCCCCACTGACTGAAAAAATCCCTGAGTTTGTGGGAGGTGTAGGCAGGGCCATTGTCAGTTTTAATTTGTTCCGGGACACCTAAGGTGGCAAATGCCAGGAGAAAGTGCCTGGTGACATCTTTGGCCTTCTCTCCTGCATGAGCTGAAGCAAACACTGCTCCTGAAAATGTGTCAATGGACACGTGCATGTATTTCTGCCTGCCAAATGCCGGATAGTGGGTCACATCTGTCTGCCACAACTGGCGGCTGTTGAGTCCTCAGGGGTTAACCCTGGAGCCCAGTGATGGaactcagtgctgctggcagctggggcatGTGGCCACTATGGCCCTCACCTGGTCGCGTGGTAGGTGGAAGATGTGCATGAGGGCTGGCACATTCTGATGGTAAAAGCCGTGGCTCCTCTTGGCCTGTGCAAAGATGTCAGGTACGTTAGCAGTCTGCACAGGCATGGCCAGGGCATCTGCTCTTCTACTGCCCTCTGCAATGGGTGTCGgtgtgtgacctcacatgcattaTATGAAATGGTGGCTTTCGGTGGGAGAAGAGGTAAATTAAATTTGAAAGCAACCTGTGTAAATTTGGGTTTGACACCTCCTTTAGCAAGGAGTGTTCAGCCCTAGCAACTACACCGGTCACATATGCCGAATCAGTGACCAGATGAATTGGCTCTTCGAATCTCTCAAAAGCCCTGACAACAGCTGCTAGCTCTGCAATCTGCGGGAATCCTTGAACAATCGATGTCAGACTCCCACTTCTGCGTCTTTGAACCTTTCAAAGTCATAACAGAGTTCTGTGATGCCCCTGAGCCATCTGTGAAAATGGTCAGGGTCTTTAGGGGTGTTTGACTTTGGAGTGATTTTGGGGCCAAATGGAAAGCCAAATTAAACAGCTTATGACTGGGTTGGTGAATGGAAATTTGGCCATGTGTGGCTGCCAAGGGCCAAATGGAAAGCCAAATTAAACAGCTTATGACTAGGCTGGTGAATGGAAATTTGGCCATGTGTGGCTGCCAAGGGCCAAATGGAAAGCCAAATTAAACAGCTTATGACTAGGCTGGTGAATGGAAATTTGGCCATGTGTGGCTGTCAAGGGCAAACTGGAGGTGCTCATTGTTCTGGAAAAAATGGTCCAGAACCCCAGTGGTCAATGGGAGGTCAATGTGTGTGAAATCACACCCCACAAGGGTGCGGAGGTGCGCCCTGGCTTTTATAATGAGCTGAGCCATCAGCTCTTGACGTGTTGTAATGGTCTTAATAGGCTCATGGTGTAGGAAGACCCACTCGATGGTAAGGAGTGGATCTTTCTGTGCAGCGTCCCACTGAAAAATTAACGCACTGAACCTGGGTGACTCACCCAGGACAATGAGCTGGAACGGGAGAGTGGGGTCAGTCCTATGTGTCTGCCAGGAAGATAACACTTCCTGGACGTTCGTCCAGGAATTCCTGGCCTCATGAGTGATGGCACGGGGTGAGTCAAGGTCATCGCTGCCTCGGAGGAGATAGAAGAGCGGTGCGAGGTCCGCTGTCGTGATCCTCAGCAGTGGACGCAGGCAGCTGATGGACCCGCAGAGCTGGTGGAGGTCGCGGAGGGTCTCTGGGTTATCTTTGacggtgagatgttggggtacGACGGTCCACTCGCCAATTCAGGGTCCCAGGTAGGTCCAAGGGCAGGTTCACTGGATCGTGTCTTCACGGATTTCAAATCCGGTGTCTTCAATAGCCTTTATTGTCTTAGTTAGGACAGTGTCTAAATAGGACTGATCTCAGGAACAAACTAGTATATCATCCATGTAGTGCAGGATGATGGCATCTGGAAAAGTCTTTCTGATGGGTGAGAGGATGTGGGCCGCGTACCACTGGCAGATGGAAGGTGAGTTTTTCATTCCCTGAGGGAGGACTCGCCAGTGGTACCTTTTCAGAGGGGCCTGCCTGTTTCAGAATGGGACTGAGAAGGCAAACCAGGGTGCATCTCAAGGATGAAGGGGGATATTAAAAAAGCAGTCTTTGATATTGTTGGGGTTTCAGGaactctcctggtttttttttctgttaaaggaattttccccatacgtgttgctagggggacaaactTCTgagtacttcagaaaaacaaaagagctagCCATTGCagtggggtgcatctggctgctcttttgtttcacctgggtgtgtggacaGTTCAGTCCCCAGCGTTTGGgtggagaaggaagctgctttcttcagctgcttttccttctgccagagaaaccctgggatcccaagcccaccttccctgccccgctgggagctgggccgtggccgccctgcccctgccGTTGtttcgagccttcgctgcgttgtagccctgctcaccctgcctgcccagacctccggggggttcccaccgcagtttggatacatctcgtctgccacccgggatttgtgctcgtccctgccgttccagcctgctgttcccgagggtctggccggacaccgggatcggctgcccagggtttgtgaagcctttgctccatcccttcccgggatcccggggcaccggtgccgcgtgctccccgagctcgctccggagcgccccctgcagccgcgggggaaccatcgcacctgccctgctcaccgggagccgccagcgcccctgccggctgcgagcggaactgcacccgaggggaaagggcccgacagccgagaaggctggcactgggtttgtgattgttcgctgttactgccagagttattgctgtttgtttgactggttatacacatagaGATATATaacagtaaagaactgttattcctatttcccacatctttgcctaaaagccccttgatttaaaaattataataactcagagggaaggggggtcgcatctgccattccaagggagacttctgccttccttagcagaatcctgtctttcaaaccaagacatagAGCAGGGCatgtgcccagggcagggagcaggagggggctcAGGGCTCACCACAGTAGGTGTAGATGGAATTGGCCTCCAGGAAGCGCCGGCAGAGCGAGTGCAGCACGGCTGGCTCGTGCACGTCGCTCAGGGCCACTGGGTCATTGGCACCCGAGAGGCAGTCGGGGTTGCAGAGAGAAGGCAGCTGGAGCTTGATGGGGTGGGCCAGtgcctgcagggatggtgaTGGAGCAGAAGGAGGGCTGAACAGAGACAGGTGGCCCCACAAAAGCAggatggggctgtgggagcagcacagccagagggcTTCCGTCTACAGGCCACACTTGGGCTGGTGGTCACCAGGAATCCCTCCCCAGCCAGcctcagctgagctggaggccTTTTGCGAagccagggaggagcaggagtgaggagcagctccccaggcgGCCAGGGGACAAGGGGCACCACACACGCTGCAGGCTCTGGGCACCTGCTCAGGTACCAGGTGGGCCATGTCCAGTCAGTGTGTGAGCCCCCCAGGCCTGCTGAGTAGCCCAGGCTAGTTTGGGATGCAGAGTGAGCCATCTCCCACTCCTGGGGATTCCTGACTCTGTGgagagcacaggaaggaccCACAGGACTGCACAGCTCCACCCTTACGGAGCCATCTTCCAGGCAGAGGTGGAGAACGGCGTCTCCTTCCCTGTAGCCGCTGGTTATTTCTGCCGCCCTCCAGACTTCCAGGGGCTTGGAGATCCACACCCGGGCACCctgtgggacacagaggggaGAGGGATCTGCAGAGAGCCACGGCCACGAGCCAGGAAAGCATCTGGCCACCAGCCTTGGAGCCAAGTGccacagcccttcccacagctctCACCTGGGACAGGCAGCCCAGGGGCAGGGCAAGCCACGGGACCCAGCACCCGGGTGTGTCCCcccagctcctgaaggacttCACACTTCCCTCACACCTGGAACAATCCTCTCTGGAGCCACCCCACAGGGAGCAGGATCCCACACTCAGCAcaaacaaagcagcacaaaaccaCAGGGGAAGAGAGGTGAAAACTGgcccaaaaaaacctccaaaccctGGTACAGACACCCGGTCAGCTGGCAAGAGGGTGAGCACCTGGCCCCAAGCTGGCAAGGGATGACCtgagctctggggacagggaacCTGCTCCTGCCGCCCCTGTTCCTGGCAGAGGTGCCCAcgatcccaccctgggcatccctgagagcgctgtccaaacgctcctgcagctctggcagcctcggggccgggcccattccctggggagcctgggcagtgcccagcagcctcggggagaagaacctttccctgagctccatgcccagccctgacccagctccagccgttccctgggctcctgtccctgtccagagcagagctcagcccctgaAGAACCGCCCCTCTTTGCTGGTTTTGCAAATTCAGGGATTGCAAATTTGGCTGCAGCAAACATTTCCAGGTCCTCAGCGCCATCCCCAAGCACTGAGTAGGCcgggaagggagaaggaagggcTGAACTTTGGGTTCATGTCCAAGAAATccccacagaatcccagaatagttTGGGCTGAAAGGCACCTTAAAAACCATCCCATTctgctccctgccatgggcaaggccacctcccactatcccagggtgctccaagtcctgtccaacctggccttggacatttcagGGACAGGACATGAGGATCCCACTCACTCTGTGAGGATGGATGGGGAAGAGATTCCAGCACCGCCCAGCCCCAGGCTCATGCTGTACACACCGGGAGGAAGGGCCGTGTTTTGGGGCTGTCCCGTGGCTGTGGCGATCATGTGTGACACAGCAGCACGAGGAAAGAGCCAAGGcccatcctgctgccagcccacgGTCCTtgatgctgctggagcagctcccagggcagagGATGGGGCCGGGGGCAGGGGATGAGCAGCAGGGTGAgtggggccagcagcagcacagctgggtgcCCAGGTGACACCAAACCCTGTCATCACCTGTGGCCACCAGGCTGAGcaccagcacagaggtgacCCAGGGGACACCCAAGCCACCACAGCCCCTACGGCTGCAGGGTGTGGAGCCCCTCAGGTCAGCACTGAGCCCCCTAGACCCGCGGGAAGGGGGTgaagcccccccagctcccttcaCAGCCCCGCGGGTGGGACCCCCGGGCCCCTGGTACAGGTCCCTCGCAGCCATGGGGTCCCCCGTAGCCAGAGCACGACCCTCGCCCCCGCCACTGCCGCTGCCAGtcctcctcctgccccgccTGCAGCCCTTTATGGCCGTTAATTGCCGCTAATTGGAGGCGGCGGGGATTATGTTCCCCGCCCCTCTTTACCCCCCGTtctgtcccccagcccctccccaggccAGAGGAActcctgggggtgctggggctggtCCCCCCCTGCTGCAGCACCCCGAGACCCCTCCCAGCTCCGGTACCTCTATTCGGGACAAGCCAAGGGTCCCCATTAGAGGCACCCCAAGACCCCACTTGGGGCATCCAAAGAAGCCTCATAAGGCACCCCCGACACGGGACACCCCAAACTCTCACTCTCCTCCCACCTGGGATGCCCCAAGAGCCCCTCGAGGGCAGCCAACGCCTCTCCTGGTTAGGATACCCCAAAACTGTCCTCACTCAAGGGCACCTAGGGCCCCTCCAGGTCCCTCACACAAGGCACCCCAAGGACCCCCACGCCACCGcagccccacagcagagcccccaCTCTCCTCATTACAGGGACCCCAGTAATGATGGAAACCAGTGGCTATTGCACTGGTGGTGCTCTGACACCTCTGGGTGTCCCCACTGCCCACAGGTGCCACTGCCTGGGCCCCCACTGCCCAtgggtgctgctctccaggggTGCCCCTGTCTGTAGCTCCCCGTTTTCCACAGCC
Protein-coding regions in this window:
- the LOC125318006 gene encoding uncharacterized protein LOC125318006 isoform X2; protein product: MESVATRYRCAVGTCKVCSPGFATLKAPTGNLQKMTTVWTNKPTGNLQKMMMVWIIWWMVLTQAETEQGLTMLPLMPENNVWVTLAHACRCLPRSAARPRDCPGMSGLVPAMCSESPLFQARVRLESSTDSPEAESDWLVTTGPPPALPFPFPRIKQRSQLALPLLLLPLVLRTDSPVSPGTGGTKKTGIQARSLGYISTVCFCFDDSFTAVTCRVSELPSRWIARAISRQPEAFQSRDR
- the LOC125318006 gene encoding uncharacterized protein LOC125318006 isoform X1, which codes for MESVATSFVVCNSELSPSPLCSTYKEPHQFARIYSGRYRCAVGTCKVCSPGFATLKAPTGNLQKMTTVWTNKPTGNLQKMMMVWIIWWMVLTQAETEQGLTMLPLMPENNVWVTLAHACRCLPRSAARPRDCPGMSGLVPAMCSESPLFQARVRLESSTDSPEAESDWLVTTGPPPALPFPFPRIKQRSQLALPLLLLPLVLRTDSPVSPGTGGTKKTGIQARSLGYISTVCFCFDDSFTAVTCRVSELPSRWIARAISRQPEAFQSRDR